One window of Catonella massiliensis genomic DNA carries:
- a CDS encoding NAD(+) synthase, translating into MRHGFVKVAAVTPDIRVADCNFNGESIIKEMKYCAEMGAKIAVFPELTITGYTCGELFLQERLLSAALDTLKEIIKASVGLDMLTFVGLPFETDGKLYNVAAVFKDGELLGLVPKRFIPNYSELYEARHFAPCVGENRLLDWKENKTGYTYFGNKLIFENKDIKNLKVAAEICEDLWVVIPPSNHHAMAGATIIANLSASPEIMGKQEYRRNLVQGQSARLNAGYIYATTGEGESTTDLVFGGHNLICEDGIILAEKPRFKNGTIITEIDINKLAYERRKMNTCEIMGWESYDFIDFSYENVYTTEKNSEGKSEKKLIETPLLRTFPKSPFIPECKEERDSSSEDVITIQALGLKKRMAHTGCKYAIVGLSGGLDSTLAAIVICRTMNMLGLSRENVIAVTMPCFGTTGRTYHNAIKLAKELGITLREINIKESVLSHLKDIGHDVNDHNVTFENAQARERTQVLMDLANEYGGLVIGTGDMSELALGFATYNGDHMSMYGVNASIPKTLVRQLVRHAAELALEDGKKELSDVLTDIVETPVSPELLPTNDDGETEQKTEAIVGPYELNDFFLYNMVRWGMEPDKLYRIACLTFADEYTKEEIEKWLKSFYRRFFAQQYKRSCLPDGPKVGSVTLSPRGDFRMPSDAVGDLWLK; encoded by the coding sequence ATGAGACATGGATTTGTAAAGGTTGCCGCAGTTACTCCTGATATAAGGGTTGCAGACTGTAATTTTAACGGAGAGAGCATAATTAAAGAAATGAAATACTGTGCAGAGATGGGAGCAAAGATAGCGGTCTTCCCAGAGCTTACGATTACAGGCTATACCTGTGGCGAGCTTTTTCTTCAGGAGAGGCTCTTAAGTGCGGCCCTTGATACCCTTAAGGAGATAATTAAGGCAAGCGTAGGTCTTGATATGCTTACTTTTGTGGGACTGCCATTTGAGACTGACGGAAAGCTTTACAATGTTGCTGCTGTATTTAAGGACGGAGAACTCCTAGGCCTGGTGCCAAAGAGATTCATCCCTAACTACTCAGAGCTATACGAGGCGAGACATTTTGCGCCTTGTGTAGGGGAGAACAGGCTCTTAGACTGGAAAGAAAACAAGACCGGCTATACTTACTTTGGCAATAAGCTGATATTTGAAAATAAAGATATTAAAAATCTAAAAGTAGCTGCTGAAATCTGTGAGGATCTTTGGGTAGTCATTCCTCCAAGCAACCATCACGCTATGGCAGGTGCAACCATTATAGCTAACCTCTCAGCAAGCCCTGAGATTATGGGTAAGCAGGAGTATAGAAGAAATCTCGTTCAGGGACAGTCAGCAAGGCTTAATGCCGGCTACATCTACGCTACAACAGGAGAAGGTGAGTCTACTACAGACCTAGTATTTGGAGGGCACAATCTGATATGTGAAGATGGCATCATCCTTGCGGAAAAGCCGAGATTTAAGAATGGTACCATCATTACAGAGATAGACATAAACAAGCTTGCCTACGAGAGAAGAAAGATGAATACCTGTGAAATAATGGGCTGGGAGAGCTATGACTTTATAGACTTCTCTTACGAAAATGTATATACCACAGAGAAAAACAGTGAAGGTAAGTCTGAGAAAAAGCTCATAGAGACACCTCTTCTTAGAACCTTTCCAAAGTCTCCCTTCATACCTGAGTGTAAGGAAGAAAGAGACAGCAGTTCAGAGGATGTTATTACCATTCAGGCACTTGGACTTAAGAAGAGAATGGCTCATACAGGCTGTAAATACGCTATAGTTGGCCTCTCCGGAGGACTTGACTCGACCCTTGCTGCCATCGTTATATGTAGGACTATGAACATGTTAGGTCTTAGCAGGGAAAATGTGATAGCAGTAACCATGCCTTGCTTTGGAACTACAGGAAGGACCTACCACAATGCCATAAAGCTTGCAAAGGAGCTTGGCATCACACTTCGTGAAATAAACATCAAAGAGTCTGTGCTTTCCCACTTAAAGGACATAGGCCACGATGTAAATGACCACAATGTAACATTTGAAAATGCACAGGCTCGTGAGCGTACACAGGTACTTATGGACCTGGCCAATGAGTACGGAGGCCTCGTTATAGGAACAGGCGACATGAGCGAGCTGGCACTTGGCTTTGCTACATACAATGGGGACCATATGTCTATGTACGGTGTAAATGCATCCATTCCTAAGACGCTTGTAAGGCAGTTAGTAAGACATGCTGCTGAACTTGCTCTTGAAGACGGAAAGAAGGAACTGTCAGATGTACTTACCGACATAGTTGAGACACCGGTAAGCCCTGAGCTTCTTCCAACCAATGATGACGGTGAGACCGAGCAGAAGACAGAGGCTATAGTGGGTCCTTATGAATTAAATGACTTCTTCCTCTACAACATGGTAAGATGGGGAATGGAGCCTGACAAGCTATATAGAATTGCCTGTCTTACATTTGCAGATGAGTATACAAAAGAAGAGATAGAGAAGTGGCTAAAGAGCTTTTACCGCAGATTCTTCGCACAGCAGTACAAGAGGTCCTGTCTTCCTGACGGACCAAAGGTAGGCTCGGTAACACTGTCTCCTAGGGGAGACTTCAGGATGCCTTCAGATGCTGTAGGAGATTTGTGGCTAAAATAA
- a CDS encoding SpaA isopeptide-forming pilin-related protein: protein MWKKHGSAILALVLTAALFLTGVRLPGNVFAAGSDKTSLVKDMPTTSIEFKQGKNGGNNYEDVITDSSLIDLSRNILVNIGFTAVFEGEEDSENRIKKNDFVEFDLGDNIKLAAGTNKTVVPVIDKDSKLKVCDAIFTKNAAGRLIARFDFSDTDDKVFKQKDARIGASMELKADASKINFEKNVLKITLLGKEYEIGKIDSAVRVKKEGVFDPKNSKVDWTIKFERYIKDTNPVKYISLEGFSLVEGPTIHPALGGDYIPGSLRINNKNVGDFEEYLDSHINEKMFRYKLQASDLNPANPGVAVATVSTRVNAAGFYKPGDKFVTYQNTARVVKFPENSNSSSGAAYDTAAVQVKKFGEKRGDLDNTGKKITWRVTLNEPGYDLGDLVVEDELQNDRTGRLAQTFVKATIRTWDTAGNKWKGEPATIVPTQSGKKLTFNIPNVKEKRELVIESTIEPDNYLAIFDNDAYAWWNNNTKNKVKLHAYVYTRAVGDKPYGTIRKEADYRNVSLEEAKFSQKVGKFVGNEPEWVINVDRNAVSSPGTYNLYDVFIFDNNTEVSRDVVNEGNGYSVRKVGENSVTSLASGAKLKDIMPDKGKHQRLLNLAKPLTSATEGVTSNVYEIVKDGKVVGHVLETKLVNDKVNFVKFKSRITDREVIMTPDSKVDNYAVLTKGAHPVLSDKAEYRYYGKMLLKQTLSAEAANKLLADYNAEAVNDDVINSANELINNQATAFDRKTKSIVYKISVNAAELKDVDGDVGKFILREVVPDDRFMLVPIAEDKDNPANDKYFVMYKGTPAVKEPGETVGDAGSKVEEVNAYGKYLTDDELKAKGISSEYITRGSEKLALQINFDKLDAPYAIFVKLRLKDVNINERFLSRNNAYLGLEGYSTFGTNLRQNQKVYMSLAYANYDNRYLWKNYDGQQDTDKVYLDEQGFINWNVYYRPYRVYENSDNTEVSLVDKLGAGVVLRKEKGSDKLILEGDNYKIAKGTFDEKGNFVAEKEITENLDKIFSYDVKEGQLVVKIPDRNSTYKISYITDFADDTKRGDGLSNSVALYENSVLKGSRISVKHTVTANAFARIRNKIYQRLNIVKTDAEGAKLSGAEFSFKKIASGSAAKINLGTFKTGTDGAIKIEELSAGYYELVETKAPEGYVLNSEPYNIKVVELESGFKVELVGDYEGKATLLQNEIKVINKKKGELPPTVITPSAIVTPSAVVTPSAVVTPSTITTPGAVLTPSAVVTPGAVVTPSAVVTPGTITTPGAVVTPSAVVTPGAVSTPGAVVTPGVVTPPAPENPVPSVPVIPKTPDTPNPVPVIPVTPSPTPLVPSYPINDTPDPNEPNSPDEFEVIGEDGTPQGKVIKKTRPNGEKEYVFEKDGTPLAGFKAKQKKALPRTGGAATVWYYAAGLGLVLMAGFTFRKRKEEEI from the coding sequence ATGTGGAAAAAACATGGTTCTGCTATACTTGCACTGGTGCTTACGGCAGCGCTTTTCCTTACAGGGGTAAGGCTTCCAGGCAATGTATTCGCGGCAGGAAGTGACAAGACTAGTCTGGTAAAGGATATGCCAACTACGTCTATCGAGTTTAAGCAGGGGAAAAATGGTGGTAACAACTACGAAGATGTTATCACGGATTCATCTTTAATTGACTTATCAAGAAACATCCTGGTGAATATCGGCTTTACAGCCGTATTTGAGGGTGAGGAAGACTCAGAAAACCGTATTAAGAAAAATGATTTTGTTGAGTTTGACTTGGGAGACAATATAAAGCTTGCAGCAGGTACCAATAAAACAGTTGTGCCTGTAATAGATAAGGACAGCAAACTAAAGGTCTGTGATGCAATCTTTACAAAGAATGCAGCAGGAAGGCTTATAGCAAGATTTGACTTTTCAGACACAGATGACAAGGTATTTAAGCAAAAAGATGCTAGAATTGGAGCATCTATGGAGCTTAAAGCAGATGCAAGTAAAATCAACTTTGAAAAAAATGTACTAAAAATAACCCTATTAGGTAAAGAATATGAAATAGGTAAGATAGACAGTGCTGTCAGAGTCAAAAAAGAAGGTGTTTTTGATCCGAAGAACAGCAAAGTTGACTGGACTATAAAGTTTGAAAGATATATCAAGGACACAAATCCTGTTAAGTATATAAGTCTTGAGGGCTTCAGCCTTGTGGAAGGACCTACCATCCATCCTGCTCTCGGCGGTGATTATATACCGGGCTCACTTAGGATAAATAACAAAAATGTGGGTGACTTCGAGGAGTACCTTGACAGCCACATCAATGAAAAGATGTTTAGGTATAAGTTACAGGCATCAGACTTAAATCCAGCTAACCCTGGAGTTGCAGTTGCGACTGTAAGTACTAGAGTAAATGCTGCAGGATTTTATAAGCCTGGTGATAAATTTGTTACCTATCAGAATACTGCAAGAGTAGTAAAGTTCCCTGAGAATTCAAATAGTTCATCAGGTGCGGCCTACGACACTGCAGCTGTTCAAGTGAAAAAGTTTGGTGAAAAAAGAGGAGATCTTGACAATACAGGAAAGAAGATTACCTGGAGAGTTACATTAAATGAGCCTGGCTATGACCTGGGCGACCTGGTAGTAGAAGACGAATTACAAAATGACAGAACAGGAAGGCTTGCACAGACCTTCGTAAAGGCAACAATTAGAACCTGGGATACTGCTGGGAACAAGTGGAAAGGTGAGCCTGCTACAATTGTACCTACACAGTCAGGAAAGAAGTTAACCTTCAATATTCCTAATGTAAAAGAAAAGAGAGAGCTTGTAATAGAGAGCACCATCGAGCCTGATAACTACCTTGCAATCTTTGATAATGATGCTTATGCCTGGTGGAACAATAACACTAAGAACAAGGTAAAGCTCCATGCTTATGTATACACAAGAGCTGTCGGTGACAAGCCTTATGGTACAATAAGAAAAGAAGCGGACTACAGAAATGTATCTCTTGAGGAGGCTAAGTTTAGCCAAAAAGTTGGAAAGTTCGTAGGAAATGAGCCTGAGTGGGTAATAAATGTTGATAGAAACGCAGTTAGTTCACCTGGCACATATAATCTCTATGATGTATTTATATTTGATAACAATACTGAGGTGAGCAGAGATGTTGTAAATGAAGGAAATGGCTACTCTGTAAGAAAGGTAGGAGAGAATTCAGTTACCTCTCTTGCTAGTGGTGCTAAGCTTAAGGATATAATGCCCGATAAGGGAAAACATCAGAGACTGTTAAATCTTGCCAAGCCTCTTACATCAGCTACAGAAGGCGTTACAAGCAATGTGTATGAGATCGTTAAGGATGGTAAGGTAGTAGGCCACGTACTTGAGACTAAGCTTGTAAATGATAAGGTAAACTTTGTAAAGTTCAAGTCAAGAATAACTGACCGCGAAGTAATTATGACTCCTGATTCAAAGGTAGATAACTACGCTGTTCTCACCAAGGGAGCTCATCCTGTACTTTCTGACAAGGCTGAGTACAGATATTATGGAAAGATGCTCTTAAAGCAGACACTTTCAGCAGAGGCAGCTAATAAGTTATTGGCTGATTACAATGCTGAGGCAGTAAATGATGATGTAATCAACTCAGCAAATGAGCTTATCAACAACCAGGCTACAGCTTTTGACAGAAAGACTAAGTCCATAGTATATAAAATCAGTGTAAATGCAGCTGAATTAAAGGACGTAGATGGAGATGTAGGTAAGTTCATATTAAGAGAAGTTGTGCCGGATGACAGGTTCATGCTTGTTCCTATAGCCGAGGACAAGGATAATCCTGCCAATGATAAATACTTTGTTATGTACAAGGGAACACCGGCTGTTAAAGAGCCTGGTGAGACTGTGGGTGATGCAGGATCTAAGGTTGAAGAGGTAAATGCTTATGGCAAATACCTTACTGATGATGAACTTAAGGCTAAGGGCATTAGCTCTGAGTATATCACAAGAGGTTCAGAGAAGCTTGCCCTTCAGATTAACTTTGACAAGCTTGACGCTCCTTACGCTATATTTGTTAAGCTAAGACTCAAGGATGTAAACATCAATGAGAGATTCTTGTCCAGAAACAATGCTTACCTTGGTCTTGAAGGGTATTCAACCTTTGGAACCAATCTAAGGCAGAACCAGAAGGTATATATGAGTCTTGCTTATGCAAACTATGATAACAGATACCTCTGGAAGAACTACGATGGCCAGCAGGACACAGATAAGGTCTACTTAGATGAACAGGGATTTATCAACTGGAATGTATATTACAGACCATATAGAGTGTACGAAAACAGTGACAATACCGAGGTATCGCTTGTAGACAAGCTTGGTGCAGGCGTTGTCCTTAGAAAAGAAAAGGGTAGTGATAAGCTCATCTTAGAGGGCGACAACTACAAGATAGCTAAGGGTACATTTGATGAAAAGGGCAATTTTGTGGCAGAGAAAGAAATAACAGAAAACCTTGATAAGATATTCTCCTATGACGTAAAGGAAGGTCAGCTTGTTGTTAAAATACCTGATAGAAACAGTACCTATAAGATATCTTATATTACAGATTTTGCAGACGATACAAAGCGTGGAGATGGTCTTAGCAACTCGGTAGCTCTTTACGAAAACTCTGTTCTTAAGGGAAGCCGCATAAGTGTTAAGCACACTGTTACTGCCAATGCATTTGCCCGCATACGAAACAAGATATATCAGCGCCTGAACATAGTAAAGACTGATGCAGAGGGAGCAAAGCTATCTGGAGCTGAGTTTAGCTTTAAGAAGATTGCAAGCGGAAGTGCTGCTAAGATAAATCTTGGAACATTTAAGACAGGAACTGATGGAGCTATCAAGATAGAAGAGCTTTCAGCAGGATATTATGAGCTTGTTGAAACAAAGGCTCCGGAAGGGTATGTACTAAACAGTGAACCATATAACATAAAGGTCGTAGAACTTGAAAGCGGCTTTAAGGTAGAACTGGTCGGAGATTATGAAGGCAAGGCTACACTTTTGCAGAATGAGATTAAGGTAATCAACAAGAAGAAGGGAGAACTTCCTCCTACAGTGATTACTCCAAGTGCAATTGTGACTCCAAGCGCGGTTGTAACGCCAAGTGCGGTAGTAACTCCTAGCACGATAACAACTCCTGGTGCAGTATTGACACCAAGTGCAGTAGTAACTCCAGGTGCAGTAGTAACTCCTAGCGCAGTTGTAACTCCAGGTACGATAACAACTCCTGGTGCAGTAGTAACTCCTAGCGCGGTTGTAACTCCGGGAGCGGTATCAACCCCAGGTGCAGTTGTAACCCCTGGTGTGGTGACACCTCCTGCACCTGAGAATCCGGTACCTTCTGTTCCGGTCATCCCTAAAACGCCGGACACACCTAATCCGGTACCTGTAATTCCGGTTACACCAAGCCCAACACCTCTCGTGCCTTCATATCCTATAAATGATACACCTGATCCAAATGAGCCAAACAGCCCTGATGAATTCGAGGTTATTGGTGAAGATGGAACTCCTCAGGGTAAGGTTATAAAGAAGACCAGGCCAAACGGAGAAAAAGAGTATGTATTTGAAAAGGATGGTACTCCTTTAGCAGGATTTAAGGCTAAGCAGAAGAAGGCTCTTCCTAGAACCGGTGGCGCTGCCACAGTTTGGTATTACGCAGCAGGTCTTGGCCTTGTACTTATGGCAGGTTTTACCTTTAGGAAGCGTAAAGAGGAAGAAATCTAA
- a CDS encoding FoF1 ATP synthase subunit delta/epsilon: MANRTFYLKVYASDRIFFEGQCQTLVIPQSDGLRAIQAHHEDMVLAVDIGEAHIVEEDGTVTYVVVGSGMVQIFHNRAIMLVDTAELPDEIDSKRAGDALERAKEQLRQKQSIQEHRMSQASLARALTRLKESSKYNA, encoded by the coding sequence GTGGCAAATAGAACATTTTATCTTAAAGTATATGCAAGTGACAGAATCTTCTTTGAAGGACAGTGCCAGACCTTAGTCATCCCACAGAGTGACGGACTAAGAGCTATACAGGCGCATCACGAGGATATGGTGCTTGCTGTAGACATAGGTGAGGCTCATATAGTCGAGGAAGACGGAACTGTTACCTATGTGGTGGTCGGAAGCGGCATGGTTCAGATATTCCATAACAGAGCCATAATGCTTGTTGACACTGCTGAGCTTCCTGATGAAATAGACTCAAAGAGGGCGGGAGACGCACTTGAAAGAGCGAAGGAACAGCTAAGGCAGAAGCAGAGTATCCAAGAGCACAGGATGAGCCAGGCATCGCTTGCAAGAGCCCTCACAAGGCTTAAAGAGAGTTCAAAGTACAATGCTTAG
- the atpD gene encoding F0F1 ATP synthase subunit beta — protein MKNGKIIQVMGPVVDVLFPDEDVPKIKDALYVDNHGKKCLMEVSSHQGGNIVRCIMLTASEGLSRDMEVVATGAGIKVPVGEATLGRLFNVFGDTIDGGASLENEEHWTIHREPPKFDEQSPAVEILETGIKVIDLLAPYAKGGKIGLFGGAGVGKTVLIQELIRNIATEHGGYSIFTGVGERSREGNDLWTEMKESGVIAKTALVFGQMNEPPGARMRVAETGLTMAEYFRDEKNADVLLFIDNIFRYVQAGSEVSALLGRMPSAVGYQPTLATDVGELQERIASTKSGSVTSVQAVYVPADDITDPAPATTFTHLDATTVLSRKIVEQGIYPAVDPLESSSRVLEADVVGEEHYNTARKVQEMLQKYRELQDIIAILGMEELSEADKQTVNRARKIQRFLSQPFFVAETFTGVQGKYVPLAETIKGFKAIIDGEMDEYPEGAFFNVGTIDEVKAKAEAMEQEAV, from the coding sequence GGACCGGTTGTAGACGTCCTGTTTCCGGATGAAGACGTACCAAAGATTAAAGATGCTCTATACGTAGATAACCATGGTAAAAAGTGTCTTATGGAGGTTTCTTCACACCAGGGTGGGAACATAGTCAGATGTATCATGCTCACAGCCTCAGAAGGACTTAGCAGAGACATGGAGGTAGTGGCCACAGGTGCAGGTATCAAAGTTCCTGTAGGCGAAGCTACGCTTGGCAGGCTCTTCAATGTATTCGGTGATACCATCGACGGAGGAGCAAGCCTTGAGAATGAAGAGCACTGGACTATACACAGAGAGCCGCCTAAGTTTGACGAACAGAGTCCTGCGGTAGAGATACTTGAGACAGGCATTAAGGTTATTGACCTCCTTGCACCTTATGCAAAGGGTGGAAAGATAGGTCTGTTTGGCGGTGCAGGTGTAGGTAAGACAGTACTTATTCAGGAGCTTATAAGAAATATAGCTACAGAGCACGGTGGATATTCTATATTTACCGGTGTAGGTGAGCGTTCAAGAGAAGGAAATGACCTCTGGACAGAAATGAAGGAATCAGGCGTTATAGCTAAGACTGCCTTGGTGTTCGGTCAGATGAACGAGCCACCGGGAGCCAGAATGAGGGTCGCTGAGACAGGACTTACAATGGCGGAGTATTTTAGAGATGAGAAAAACGCTGACGTGCTTCTTTTCATCGATAACATCTTCCGTTATGTACAGGCTGGCTCGGAGGTATCAGCCCTGCTTGGGCGTATGCCTTCAGCGGTTGGTTATCAGCCAACTCTTGCTACTGATGTAGGTGAGCTTCAGGAGAGAATCGCTTCTACCAAGTCAGGCTCAGTTACTTCTGTTCAGGCGGTATATGTGCCTGCGGATGATATCACCGATCCTGCTCCTGCGACTACATTTACACATCTTGATGCGACCACAGTGCTTTCAAGAAAGATTGTTGAGCAGGGTATTTATCCTGCCGTAGACCCTCTTGAGTCCTCCTCTCGTGTCCTTGAGGCGGATGTAGTAGGAGAGGAGCATTATAATACAGCAAGAAAAGTACAGGAGATGCTTCAAAAGTATAGAGAGCTTCAGGATATAATCGCCATCCTTGGTATGGAAGAGCTCTCAGAGGCTGACAAACAGACAGTTAACAGAGCAAGAAAGATACAGCGTTTCCTTTCACAGCCTTTCTTTGTGGCAGAGACATTTACAGGTGTTCAGGGCAAGTATGTGCCTCTTGCTGAGACAATAAAGGGCTTTAAGGCTATAATAGATGGTGAAATGGATGAATATCCTGAAGGAGCTTTCTTCAACGTAGGAACAATTGATGAAGTTAAGGCAAAAGCCGAAGCTATGGAGCAGGAGGCCGTATAA
- a CDS encoding FprA family A-type flavoprotein — translation MKCTRQITDDLYYVGSSDRRITLFENCFPLSDGMAYNSYLLIDEKTVLFDTVDYAIGRQFIDNVTSLLDNRKLDYLVVHHMEPDHCSLITQLISLYPELKIVGNKKTAGLISQFYHVDMTEHFIFVNEGDTISTGKHNLKFIMAPMVHWPEVMLTYDETDKVLFSADAFGTFGALDGRIFNDELDYRNSFMDEARRYYANIVGKYGVQVQAVFKKLPAEIAYICSLHGPVWRKDIPFFLEKYQAWSTYTPEENGVFIAYASMYGNTELAAHLLSTKLAERGITNMKVVDVSAHHYSSHISDIFKYSVVVFASASYNMSVHPKMNELLTEMRELTVRNRAYAVIENGSWAPSAGKTIKATVDGLKDMRQIGETLTIKSAIMEEQEEKLDELARLIAEEVED, via the coding sequence ATGAAGTGTACCAGACAGATTACAGATGATTTATACTATGTTGGCAGCAGCGACAGAAGAATCACACTATTTGAGAACTGCTTCCCATTATCTGATGGAATGGCATACAATTCTTATCTTTTAATCGATGAAAAGACAGTACTGTTTGATACGGTAGATTATGCAATAGGAAGGCAGTTCATAGACAACGTTACCTCACTTCTTGACAACAGGAAGCTTGACTACCTGGTAGTTCACCATATGGAGCCTGACCATTGTTCCCTTATTACACAGCTTATTTCCCTTTATCCTGAGTTAAAGATAGTAGGCAACAAAAAGACAGCGGGGCTTATATCCCAGTTCTACCACGTGGATATGACTGAGCACTTTATATTTGTGAACGAAGGTGACACTATATCCACAGGAAAGCACAACCTTAAGTTCATTATGGCACCTATGGTTCACTGGCCTGAGGTTATGCTTACCTATGATGAGACTGACAAGGTGCTCTTCTCCGCAGATGCCTTCGGCACCTTTGGGGCACTTGACGGTAGGATATTTAATGATGAGCTTGACTATAGGAATAGCTTCATGGATGAGGCAAGAAGATACTATGCCAATATAGTAGGCAAATACGGAGTACAGGTGCAGGCTGTATTTAAGAAGCTCCCTGCTGAGATAGCTTATATCTGCTCTCTCCATGGTCCTGTATGGAGAAAAGACATACCTTTCTTCCTTGAGAAATATCAGGCTTGGAGTACCTATACTCCTGAGGAAAACGGAGTATTCATAGCATACGCGTCTATGTATGGCAATACAGAGCTTGCCGCACACCTGCTTTCTACCAAGCTTGCAGAGCGTGGAATAACAAACATGAAGGTGGTTGATGTTTCTGCACATCACTACTCCTCCCATATCAGCGATATATTTAAGTACAGTGTGGTTGTATTTGCATCCGCATCCTACAACATGTCAGTTCATCCTAAGATGAATGAGCTGCTTACAGAGATGAGGGAACTCACTGTAAGGAACAGGGCGTATGCCGTGATAGAGAACGGTTCGTGGGCACCTAGTGCCGGCAAGACCATCAAGGCCACTGTAGACGGCCTAAAGGATATGAGACAGATAGGAGAGACACTTACCATCAAGTCAGCTATAATGGAAGAACAAGAAGAAAAGCTTGATGAGCTGGCAAGACTTATAGCTGAGGAAGTAGAAGACTAA